DNA from Corynebacterium aurimucosum ATCC 700975:
CACAGCCCTCTCAACCGGCTTGCTGAAATCGACCTGCTCGCACTGGTAATCAAATTCGGTGGTGAGCTCGTAAAAAGTGTCATCCTCCGGAAGGCTGAAAGACGTCGTCCACGAGGGGAAAGCATAGAAGGGATAGGAGCGGGCGGTGGTGGTCTGCTGGATTGCCTCTATCGCCGCGCGTTCTTCTGGCGTAGAAACCTGCGCTGGTTGGTCAAAGGTCGTCTCCTCGATCAGCGCAGAAGTAGGTGGCATGACGAGTTTTTCTTCGGCAGTGGACTTTGCGCTATCCGTCATGATGCCCACGCCAAACAGGGAGGCGACGAAGGCAACTGAGACGAGAGCGATGGACGTCGGCAAGGCGTGCATGCTGCGCCGGGTCAGGCCGCGTCCAGCCAGACGCAACGCGAGGGGGCCGCGACGAGATAGCAGGGAACATAGGAAGACCAAAGCGGGGGCAGACGCGGCGACCGCGATGACTCCGAAGAGAGCTAGCACCGTGGGGATATACCCGCCCCATGGGCTGAAGCTGAAGAGCACGAGCAGAAGCAAGAATGCTGGGCCGATGGCCATCCACCGCCTGAAGCGCAGGAGGCGGTCGGGGGCGGCGCCTTGAATTGCTGTGGACAGGGCGCCACGTTGCGCCAACCACGCGGGAACGATGGAGACAATGACACAGCCTGCCACCGCCACGAGCCACGCGAGAGCAATCGCTAGGAAGGGCGGGCGTGCAGCAAAGTCCGGATAGCGGGCTGTCCACCATACCCACGAGACCGTTAGGCCAACGATTGCACCGATGGTGGCGCCGATTAGTCCCATCAGCAGGCCATAGGCCATCACTGCGAACATGATGTGGCGTGGTAATGCACCCTGGCTCGACATCAGCGCGTACAGGCGCGTATTGCGTCCGGTAGCCAGCGTGAAGACGGGCGCGAGAAGGAAAAGGATGAGCAATCCGGCGATGGCGTAGAGGCCGAAGAAGAAGAGCACGAAAAGAATGCTGCTCAGGATTCCGCCAAAGGAATCCGACTCAGAATCGGGTCGGTCCGTATCTCGCAGCTCCGGTGCCCAGATTTCCAGCCCGGCCTCATGGGCGCGGTCGGCATCCTCTTTGGTCAGCGTTGTATCACCCACGATGACCCAGGAGGTGTTTATCTGAAAGGACGGGTCGCTGAGAGCGTCATTGAGGGTGGGGGAGGTGACAAAGTCATAGTTTTCGGGAGCAATAGCCGCGACCGTGACTTGGTGGTCGCCGCTCAGAGCACTGGTGCGCACGGTGATGACGTCTCCAACGGAGGCGTCGAGCTTGTGTGCGGTAGAGCGCGATAGAACTGCCTGGTTGGGGCCAAGATTGAACTTATCGACGGCCTCCTGTGCGGGCTCCGGCGGATTCTCTGCGTCGAACTGATCTACCCAGGAGCTGGCTGACTTCCCATTATGGATTAGTGACGTGCTAGAAAAAGCGGTGACCGGGCTGACGCTGAGGCCTCCAGGAAGCACGTCGGCAGCCAGACCTGGCACGTCTTCATAACTAATCTCCGGGTGCTCGGCGCTGATCTGCAGGGTTCGCTCGGGTGAGCTCAAGGCCGCGGAGAGCCGACCAGAGGAATTATCAAAGAGTGCCATTCCGATGACAAGGGCCACCGGTAACGCAATGAGCATCACGGCAGCCAAAGTGCGCCATGGATGAAGCTTGAGATCGCGCCTCGTCGGGCGGGTGGCGGCATTAATGCCGGACATACTAACGTACCTCCTCGCCGGTGAGGCGCCCGTCGCGAACCATGACAACACGGTCAGCCCAGCCGGCGAAACGCGGCTCGTGAGTGACCAGTATGCCTGAGGCGCCGGCGTCGATACGTGCGCGCAAAACCTTCATGATCTCCTCACCCGTTGAGGTATCCAAGGCACCGGTAGGCTCATCCGCCAAAAGCACCTTGCGCGGTCCAATGAGCGCGCGGGCAATCGCCACGCGCTGGGCTTGGCCACCGGAGATTTCTTCCGGGAAGCGGTCGATGGTGCCGTCGAGACCGACCTCACTGAGCGCTTCCTCTGCAGCTTCACGGCATTGCGCAGGCGAGAGCCCGTCCAGCTCAAGGGGGAGGGACACGTTCTCGCCCACGGTGAGGGAAGACACCAGGTTGAAGTGCTGAAACACGAGCCCCAAGTGGCGGCGGCGGGCGATGGCGGCCTTGGCTTTGGAGAGCTGGGATGCATCGGCACCGTCGAGAAGCACGGGTCCCGACGTCGGTGGCTGTAACAGCCCCGCGACGTTGAGCAGCGTGGACTTGCCGGAACCAGAAGGGCCCATGACCGCGACGAGTTCACCCGGTTTCAGCTGCAGGTTGACGGAATCCAGGGCGGTGACCTGGCGGGCGCCACTACCGAAGACGCAGGTGATGTTCTCGAGTTCGAGCGGGAAAGGCATGTGCTGGGACGTGGGGATAGAGTCGGGGGTCATCGCGGGGCCTCCTCGGTGGCGGTTGGGTTGGCTAGGGATTCCACGCGGTCGAGCCAGCGTGAGAGAGATTCCAGGTCGAAGATTTGGCGCTCAACAGCCAAGCGCTGGGCGCTGCGCTCTGCGGGCAGTTCCGAGGCTTGGCGGTTGAGCTCACGCAGCTGGCGGACGGTGGCAAAGCGCTGGGCGTCGAGCACGGCAATGACGTCGACGTCGGAGCGTCGCGCTGCAAGCGACACTTTGAGCACGAGTTCATCGCGCTCGATGGCGTCGTTGTGCAGGGTGGACATCCACCACTGTGAGAGCTCTTCGCGGCCAATTGGGGTTATGGCATAGCTGGTGGCGCGGCGCCCGGTGGGGCCGGTGAGCTTACCGTCGGTGGCGATAAGGCCATCGCGTTCCAAGCGGCTTAAGGTCTGGGCAACTTGACCCATGTTGAGCGGCCAGAGGTTGTCGAAGGTCTCGGCAAAGCGCGTTTTTATGTGGCTAGCTGTGGCGGGTTCTTCACTCAGCAGAGCAAGCACGGAGTGTTTGACGGACATGGTCACCTCCTGCGCGGAGGAAAGAGGGAGAATACGATCGGTACATACCCGGTAAGTTACCGGGTAACGTTTGGGGTGGTCAAGAGTTTTTGGGAAAGGAATCTTTCAGTACCCCCGCCCGCTTGTCCGGTGTGGAGTAGGTGGTGGAGCGTGCTCGAAGGCAAGGGTGGGGTGGTTGAGATGTAAAAAGCGGCACAGAGCAAAAGTGCTCTATGCCGCCTAAAAGTTGTTGGAAGGTTAGGTTGGGTAGGGCTTAAGAAATGTTGACGCCGCGCTCTGCAAGCCACGGAATCGGGTCCACAGCGCCCTCACCGGTGGGGTGAATTTCAAAGTGCAGGTGGGAGCCGGTGGAGAAGCCCAAAGAGCCCATGCCGGCGATCTTCTGGCCGGCGTGGACGCGCTCGCCCACAGCGACGTCGAGGGTCTGCATGTGTCCGTAGACGCTCATGGAGCCGTCATCGTGCTTGATGCGGATCCACTGGCCGTAGCCGGAAGCCGGGCCGGAATCGATGACGGTGCCGTCCATAACGGAGAGGATTGGGGTGCCTACGGCATTGGCAATGTCGATGCCGGAGTGGAAGGAGCCCCAGCGGGGGCCGAAGCCAGAGGTGAAAGTACCTTCTGCCGGGCGAGCAACGGACGGTGCACGGTTGGCTTCGTCAGCAGCTGCGCGCGCATCGGCGGCCTGAATGGCCTTGTCGAGCTGGGTAGCCAGGTCAGCGACCGGCTTGGTTTCAGCGATGGAGAGGATCTGTGGTGCGGCATCCTCAACGGCGGCCTGTGCGTCCTTGAGCGGATCGGTATCTGCCTGCAAGGTGTAGTCGATGGACTGTGCCTTGGTCTCACCAGTGCCAGCGGATTGAATGGTGCCGGCTGCGGCGCCGCCAACACCTGCGGTGGATACGGCGCCTGCGGCGACGGTCATTACCGCCAAGCGCCCTTTCGTGGTCTGCGAGGTGGTGATCTTGCGGTGGCGACCTGCGCTTCGCTGAGTCTTGCTTCGCATGAACTCTACTTCCGTCCTAATTCACTATCGTCCAGCCAGAACAATCGTTACATCTAAACCTGGTTGGTTATCCGATTGTGACCTTCCTGTTACCAACGAGATGTAACAGTAGCGTCTCGGCGAGAGCGGAGCAACCCGGATTGCGGTTTTCTTCTTGATACGTCGAAAGATTTGCTTGTTTTGATGCGGTAGCTGATTCCTGTGAATGAAGTGAATCCCTGGCGGTGCTTTCGATCTCCGGTAGCGATGTGCGCGTGGGTAGTTCTCATGGGCGGATGCAGCTAAGGATATAGCTGATAAAGAGTATCCGTTCGGGGGTGTGCGCGACCTTTTAAATCAGACCTCGTCGCGCCACCCCCGGTGGGGGAGGTGCCCGTGGCAAAGTGGACGCCGATGAATAAGAACACGAGTCCCCAGTCTAGGTCGTCTGCCCGTCCACGCGCGCACGTGCGTGGACGCGGTGATGGTGCTGAGCACTCTGAGCGCGGGCACCGGCGGGATCGCCGGGATCCTGCGCAGCGTATTAAAGGAATCGAGTCAGACAAGGCACGTGCCCGCCGCGCACAGGCCCCAACAACACTGCGCGGGCGCATCCGTCGCATGCTCATCGTCGTCGGTGTTCCGCACCTCGTTGTTGTCCTCGGCATCCTGGTGGTCGCCATCGCAGCACTTCTTCTCACCAGCTCCCCGTCGGCGTGGCTGAACACCATCGTCGGGGAGGCTTGGATGGTGTTCAACCTTGCGCCTATCCGCGCTGGTGGAATTGATGTGGGCTTCGTTCCAGCCCTACCTGCACTGCTCTTGGCCTGGTTGGTGGGTCGCCGTGTGCGCGCGGCGGTGAAGGATAGGGTGAGCATCAACGACCTGCTTGTCTTGAGCGCCTGCGTGCTGGTGGTGCCACTCGTCCTGACTTTCATTGCGTGGTTGATGTTGTGGGATGCCGGGAAAGTCTATGATGTTTCTCCTCCGGAGCTCTATCGCGTTCTTCCCCGCATGCTTCTGCTTCATGCGGTTGCCCTAATTGGTGGCATGGGGCCTCGCTTGTGGAAGGCCTTGGCCAAGCGCAGCGGCATTCCGCGCGTGTTCGTCGACGCCGCCCGCATCGGCCTGAGCTACCTCGGATACCTGGTTGCGGCTGGGCTCGTCCTCGTGGTGGTTCTGTGGGGATTCGGTTGGTCGCGCCAGGCCGAGATGCTTGCCAGCTATCCGGTGCTCAATGCGCTGGGAACAATCGGCCTGTTTCTAGTAAGCATTGTGTACCTGCCCAACGCCGCGGTGGCAGCCGGCGCAGTGCTGAGCGGCTCGGAGATGCACATTGGTGAGGGAACCAGTGTGAGCCTCTTTAGCGGCCATGTAGTTCCGCTTCCTCCGCTACCTTTGGCCGCCGCGGTTCCGCCTTCCATTAGCCCTTGGTTCGCGGTGTTGTTGGTGGTCCCAGCAATCGCAGCCGTGGCGGCATTTGCTCGTCGCCGCGCCCTGGTGTCTTTCCAGGTCGTGCTCGTTGCAACCATCACGGTGGCAGTGACCGCCCTCGTGGCAATCTACGGTGTTTCCGGAACGTTGGGAGTGTATGGATACACAGGCCCTGAGGTCTGGACCGCAGTGGGCTTGAGCTCCCTGTGGTGCCTCGTCGTGGGATGTGCTTTTGCCGCCGCACAGGCAGTGACGGCGTGGCGTGCGCGCCGCGCCACCGCCCCGGTTACTGAGCCGGAAGCTTCGGCTGCAGCTGAGGACGTTGAGGAGGTCACTGAGGACTCCACCAGCGCCGCTCAGGAAGAGCACGAGCAGGAACAGGCAGCGCTTGACGACGACATCGGTGTCGATACCGACACCGATACCGACATAGACGCCGACACCGAGGACGAGGCTGATGTCGAGGCGAAGACTGACACGGAGGAAGCCGATCCCGAAGTAGAGGCTGACGCTGAGACGGAGGCTGTGCCTGAGGCTGATGTGAGTGATGCAGAAATCGTGGAAACGGGCGATGTTGACGTCGACACCCAAGCTGAAGTCGAGGACGAAGCAGTAGCGGATGAAGACGGCGATGCGGAGCGCGCTCCAGAAACAGAGGAGAGCGAAGAGCCTGAAGGTTCCGTTAAAGAGTGAAAATTCCCCGGTTCGCAGCGGTAGCGGCTAGGCTGTAGCGCGTGACTACACCGCATCAGCCCGCTGCTACTGCCCGCCTCAACGTCGTGGTTCTGGTTTCTGGAACCGGCTCTTTATTGCAGGCCATCTTGGATGGCCAGGATGAGCACTACAGCGTCGTGAAAGTCATCGCGGACGTGCCTTGCCAAGGCATTGAGCGCGCGCAGGCGGCGGGAATTGCCACCGAGGTCGTAGAGATGGGTGCTGACCGCACCGATTGGAATAAGCGTCTGGTTGCCGCAGTGGATACTGCGCAACCAGACGTTGTTGTTTCCGCAGGTTTTATGAAGATCCTGGGTAAGGATTTTCTGGATCGCTTCGAAGGTCGCACCATCAATACTCACCCTGCGCTCTTGCCTGCCTTCAAAGGCGCGCATGGCGTGCGCGATGCGCTGGCTTATGGCGCCAAAGTCACAGGCTCGACTGTCCATTTCGTTGATGCTGGTGTCGATACCGGCTCCATCATTGCCCAGGAACCCGTCCGGGTCCTGCCAGAGGATGATGAAGCCAGTTTGCACGAGCGCATCAAAGTGGTCGAAAGAGAACTTATCGTCGATGTTCTCCGCGCGATGCGCGTGGAGGGCGAGACGCTCAGCATTCAGCTCTAACTATCTCATTACCGCAAGGAAGGCTTAAGTCCCCGTACCATGAGCGAAGATCCTAAGAACATCAAGCGCGCGCTAATTAGCGTTTATGACAAGACCGGTCTGGAAGACCTTGCCCGGGCACTTGATAACGCTGGCGTGGAGATCGTTTCCACCGGTTCCACCGCGAAGAAGATCGCGGACTTGGGCATTGATGTCACGCCCGTCGAGAAGCTCACCGGCTTCCCGGAGTGCCTCGAAGGCCGCGTAAAGACCCTGCACCCGCGCGTGCATGCAGGAATCCTCGCGGATACCCGCAAGGAGGACCACCTGAAGCAATTGGAGGAGCTGGAGGTAGAGCCCTTCCAGCTCGTCGTAGTCAACCTGTACCCCTTCCGCGAGACTGTGGCTTCCGGCGCGGACTTTGATGGCTGCGTGGAGCAGATCGATATCGGTGGTCCATCCATGGTGCGCGCTGCCGCGAAGAATCATCCGTCCGTCGCAGTCGTCGTGGATCCAGCCCGCTACGGTGATGTGGCTGACGCTGTGGCCAACGGTGGCTTCACCTTGGAAGAGCGTCGCGGCCTCGCCCGCGATGCCTTCCTGCACACCGCTGATTACGACGCCGCGGTGTCCGCATGGTTCGTCGATCAGCTCAGCGACGGTGACGTGACCACTCCGCTGCGCTACGGCGAGAATTCCCACCAGTCCGCGACCGTGACCCGCATCGGTACCACTGGTTTGGCCAATGCGAAGCAGTTCAACGGCAAGGAGATGAGCTACAACAACTACCAGGATGCTGACGCCGCCTGGCGCGCTGCCTGGGATCATGAGCGCCCGTGCGTGGCCATCATCAAGCACGCCAACCCGTGCGGCATCGCGGTGTCTGAGGAGTCCATCGCGGCTGCCCACCGCGCAGCACACGCCTGCGATCCAATGTCTGCCTTCGGCGGAGTCATCGCGGTGAACCGCGAGGTCACCGTCGAGATGGCCGAGCAGGTCAAGGAGATCTTCACTGAGGTCATTGTGGCTCCGTCTTACGAGGAGGGCGCCATCGAAGTTCTCAAAGCCAAGAAGAACCTGCGCGTGCTGCAGGCAGAGCATGAAGCGCCCAAGGAGGAAGTTAAGTACATCTCCGGTGGCATGCTCACCCAAGAGCCGGATACCTACCAGGCAGAGGGCGATAACCCGGCCAATTGGACGCTGGCTGCGGGTGAGGCGTTGAACGAGTCCGACTTGGCGCAGCTCGAATTCGCTTGGCGTTCCGTGCGCGCGGTGAAGTCCAACGCCATCCTGCTGGCCAAGGACAACGCCACCGTGGGTGTCGGTATGGGCCAGGTCAACCGCGTCGATTCCGCCAAGCTCGCGGTGGAGCGTGCTAACACGCTGGCCGACGGCGCCAACCGCGCCGAAGGTTCCTTTGCTGCTTCCGATGCTTTCTTCCCGTTTGCCGATGGCCTGGAGGTTCTCCTTGAAGCCGGCGTGAAGGCCGTGGTGCAGCCAGGTGGTTCCATCCGCGATGAGGAAGTCATCGAGGCCGCTAAGAAGGCAGGGGTGACCATGTACTTCACGGGAACCCGCCACTTCTTCCACTAAATCCTGGATAGCCCGCTGCCGTAGGCAGCGCGCAGCCGTCTCTCTTCGCCGTTGCTGTTTCGCCGCGCGGGGAAGGAGGCGGCTTTCGTATATATGGCAGCTTTCCCTAGAGGGCAGTAACTGCCCTAAACGACGAAGTTATGCGCCGCCACTGCAGTCAGAGGCTATAACTTTGGCAACTAGGGCAGCTTTGGCGCTACCGCGCGAGGGGCCGTCGGGTGTGCGCTACTGCGCGTGGAGGGAAGCCACCGCGAAGCCAGTGTTGTCCGCAGGATTGCCGTTGGCGTCCTTATACGTAAAAGTAAAGCGCAGGGCTTGGTGGTCTGCGATGTTGATGGGCATCTCGAGAGCCTCCTCTGCCGGGACCTCGAAGGAAGCCAGCTCAGCACCGTCAGCTCCGTTGACGGTAACGGTGGCGCTGGCAACATCAGTATTCTCCCGGTCATCGCTGAAACCAAAGACCGCGTTGAGTTGGCTATGGCTTTCGGCCAGCTGCACATCAGCGATGTTAGTGCTGCCGGAGCGCGAGACATAGGAATCCGGGAAGAAGGTGCGGGCAATGACCACGCCGTCAGCCTCCAGGTCAGTATCGATACGGCCGCTGGTGGCAAGAGGAGTTCCCGGAAGCGTAGCTGTTGAGGTCGGTTCGGAGGATGCAGCGGTGTGGCTTGAGCCGGACGACTCGCGTCCCCAGATAAACCATGCACCGACGCCGAGAATGACCGCGAGGATGACGAGCAGAGCAATCAGCGCGGCGATGGCACCGCTGAAACGACCTGTGCCCTTCGGCGGTTGTGGAGCGGTGTACGTGGTGGGTTGAGGTGGACTCGGCGGAGTTGGAGCGCTCCCGCCGAAAGGCTGTGAGCTGGGGCTAGCAGATTGCCCACCAAACGGCGGAGTGTTGCCGAACCCGCTCGGAGAACCGCCCGGGCCGGACTGGTGTGGGCCGTTAGCACCGCCGGGGGCGCCGGGGTGGCCAAACCCCGGAGCGGGTGAACCGAAGCCGGAGGAACCGGAATTGCGTGGCGGAGTGCCCGAAGGGCCGGTAGGAAACGTCATGGCTGGGAGAATAACAACCTTTCCGTGCACAGGGGAGATAGAGCTTTGAGATACCTCTAATAATCTAAACCCTCCACCGCTGTCCGCGCGGGCAGAGATGCAAACTCGTGGGAATACTCCCCATCAGAATCAGAAAAGTCGTGGAAACACGGCGTCGTGAATGAAGCACGATGCACGAACCTCACCGCAATCGTGGTAGCTGTGCAAAGATAAGAAAGATAGAAAACGCCTATACGGCATAACCAGAACGTCTAGATCTACGGAGGCTTCGGTGACTGACTCAGATCGCAACCATGGATTCGGCGCACAGTACCCGCAGGGAAATAGCGGCCAGCCGCAGCCTTCCCGTAAAGATACCCACCCGGAAACCGCGGACTTTGAAGCGCCGCTAACGCAACAGCGTCCCCTGCCGCCCCAGAGCTACCCGCAGAACACGGGAAACAATCAGAGTTATGCGCACTCCGGCGAGCGCAATTACTCGAACCCTTTTGCCGCCTCCGGTGCATCAGGCCAGTACGGCCAGCAACAGCAGTTCCAGACGCAGCACTTCGCGTCCCAGCAGGTGCCGCAGGACGGTAGCGGACAGTATGACCAGCAGCCAGCAGGGTACCCCGCTGGCTATTCTCAGGAGAGCAGCGGACGTGGCAGCTCCTCCAACTCCGGCAAGTTTGTGCTTATCGCCGTGCTGATCCTGGCGGTCGTCCTCGTTATGGCCGCGCTGGCCTACATTTTTTTCTTCAAACATGCCGACTCACATTCTCAAGCCGGCTCGCCCCTGACCACCGCGCAACTCACCGAGCAGAATGAGAGTGCACAGGAAGACGCAGAGAGCGCGGGGAGCGAGGAGAACTCTGAAGAAACGACAGAACAGACCACGACGACCTCGCAGTCTCACAAGCGCCCCGAGTACCCGGACTTGCCGGAGGGGGCGATTCCGGCGAACGACGCCGCGCGCAACAACGAACCGGGTGGCAACTTCAACAGTGTCTACCGTGGAACAGTGGTAACGACGGAATCCTTCGCCAACGTTGTGCGCGATGAGTACGTCAAGCACTACGTGGAAACCCACGAGTTTGATGCCACCATTAAGGCCTACAGCCCAGTCACCGAGATCACCTACACCATGGATTGTTCCGACAACGGTGAATTTGTCACCTGTACCGGCGGCAACAACGCGGTTGTGCTCATCCTCTAATGCTCAGGCGGTCAACAATGAAACAGGTAGCAATGCGACGTCACAGCCCCGCACAGCTGCGGCGCCGGATGGCAGTACTAGCAGCGCTGGTGGGGATTGCGGGGGCGTCGCTAAGCGCCTGCACCATTGGTGATGTCTCCACACCTGAGACCAGCACTCCGGCGAGCAGCCCACAGCCCACGCTGCCTGATTCCGGGGCAGAGGTATCTGATGGACCCGCCGCTGATTCAGCCCTCGACAAGGAACCAACCGTGATTAATGCTACCGACCTTCAGGAAGCTGTCGACGCCATCGCTGCAGACAACCCCGGTACCGGGATCGCGGTGGCCGGCTCAGGAACCGTCGCAGCGGCTGGCAACACCGGCCCGCTGCCTGCGTGGTCCACCGTGAAAGTCCCGTTGGCCATCGCCGCCGAACGCGCTGGGGTGGCGGATCCCGATACCGTATCCCGGGCGATCACCTATTCCGATAACGCCGCGGCCGATTCTCTCTGGGAGGCCCTCGGCGGGGGAGAACAAGCCGCACAAGCCACCCAGGCCATCATTGGCACAACTGAGGTCCCCGCTACGCCACCGCGCCCCGGTTTTAGCGCCTTCGGCCAAACACAGTGGTCGGTGTCTGAGCAAGCAGAATTCATCGCCGCGCTGGGGTGCCACGAAGGCGCGGATCCGATCCTTGCAGCCATGGGACAGCCGGATCCCGCGCAGAACTATGGTCTTCGGGCTTTAGAAGGCGCGGTGATGAAAGGCGGCTGGGGGCCGGCCGAGGAGGGCTCCTATGAAGCCCGCCAGATGGGATTAATCACCCTAGGCGGGCACACGGTGGCGGTGGCGATCTATGCCGCAGCGCCTTCCGGCGATTACGGCGAAGCGCAGCAGATGCTGAGCCGTGTGGTCAAACAACTGGCCACCGCAGAGGTCGACTGGCCCGATGCGCGATGCCAGCAGGGCGCTGTTTAAGAAGCACGAGCGATGTAAAGGCGCTAGCGCGGCCAATAGTCCTCGAATTCGCCGGCCTCGCCGTCGATGTCATAGTCCGTGCCGCGAATGTTCAGCACGGAGCCGGTGTCGTCCCCGCTGGTTGGATCAAGAATCGTGGCGCTGAAGGAGTCACCTTCACCGCGCGCCGGGCCAAAGGCAGCGCCGCTGGACCAGACACCGCGGTAGAAGAGAGAGTCCTGTTTCTCACAGATCACGATGTGTGAATCGGGATCGGTGCCATGGGCGGCGAAGATCATATCCTCACCCTGTTGGCAGCGTGCCTCAGGGTAATCGGACCATCCGGCAGCAGTGAGCCCCTCTGGGACGTCGGCAGCCCCGGCACTCACTGATGTTCCTGGAGCCTGCTCGCTCGGTGCTTCTGCTTCGTCTGCTTCTCCATCTTCCTGTGTAGCAGTCTCCTCCGGGGCGGCAGCCTCCTCCTGAGGGGCTGTCTGCTCCGAGGTGTCGCTGGTGTTGGGCGTTTGTTGGCTGGTGGAGCGGACGTCGTACCAGATTACGAGGCCTGCAATCACCAGCGCAATAAGAATTGCGATCGCGCAGATGATCGGAACGAGGTTGCGCTGCTCCGATTGGGGCTGGTGAGACTGGCCCGACACCGGCGTAGGGGTCTTATGCTCGTGATGGTTAGTGCCAAATCCTGGGGTCGTCATAGGGTCCTTGGAAAACGGTAGAGAACAACACGTAGCATAACCGGCCTTGCAGCACTGGACGGAACCGCGCTTAAGTACCCTCCATTTGGGGGCGATGGGACATGGCAACATCATGCTGCCCAGTGCATATGGTCCAATGGGGCAGTGACTAATTCCTACTTCGTGCAATGGCTGACCCAGCAGAAGCGCTACACCAACGTGTACCTGCTGGGTGAAGGCGGCATGGGGCAGGTCTTTCATGCCACGGATCCGGACCTTTCCCGTGAACTCGCCGTCAAGGTGCTGCTGGATGATGTCCGTGATGAAGCCTCCCGCGCCCGTTTCCATAATGAAATGAAGGCACTCACCAAGATCGGCAGCCACCCAGGGGTAGTTCAGTTTTATTCCAAGGAGTCCACCCCGCGCGGAGATGACGTGATGGTTATGGCCTTCATAGACGGCAAAACCTTGGGGCATGCTATCCGTGAGCGGGCCCACCAAGGCCGGGGATTTAGCGTGGCTGAGGTTGTGTATTACCTCAAACCAATTGCCTCGGCGCTGGATTATATGCACCATGAGTTGCATCCCGGGTGGGTGCATCGGGACATCAAGCCCGCTAATATTCTGCTGCGCAAGAACCCCGGCAGCTTGCCGCCGGCTGTGCTGAGTGACTTCGGAATCAGCATTGAGGAGGGCCAATCGCGCCTGACCAAAATCGGTCACATTGTGGGTACTGAGAAGTACTTGGCCCCGGAGAACAATGGCAATGCTTATGGCGATGATGATATGTCGGC
Protein-coding regions in this window:
- a CDS encoding FtsX-like permease family protein; this encodes MSGINAATRPTRRDLKLHPWRTLAAVMLIALPVALVIGMALFDNSSGRLSAALSSPERTLQISAEHPEISYEDVPGLAADVLPGGLSVSPVTAFSSTSLIHNGKSASSWVDQFDAENPPEPAQEAVDKFNLGPNQAVLSRSTAHKLDASVGDVITVRTSALSGDHQVTVAAIAPENYDFVTSPTLNDALSDPSFQINTSWVIVGDTTLTKEDADRAHEAGLEIWAPELRDTDRPDSESDSFGGILSSILFVLFFFGLYAIAGLLILFLLAPVFTLATGRNTRLYALMSSQGALPRHIMFAVMAYGLLMGLIGATIGAIVGLTVSWVWWTARYPDFAARPPFLAIALAWLVAVAGCVIVSIVPAWLAQRGALSTAIQGAAPDRLLRFRRWMAIGPAFLLLLVLFSFSPWGGYIPTVLALFGVIAVAASAPALVFLCSLLSRRGPLALRLAGRGLTRRSMHALPTSIALVSVAFVASLFGVGIMTDSAKSTAEEKLVMPPTSALIEETTFDQPAQVSTPEERAAIEAIQQTTTARSYPFYAFPSWTTSFSLPEDDTFYELTTEFDYQCEQVDFSKPVERAVFVDNQGRRTDDSEEARQECAHELMTSFPYNPLIYQSRMVQTDSSQLELWQFDSEEDRRAAAQTLDVGGIVLPHSSHVGNNTRGTATVKTYNRIDSPEPSGTQDADLPVVEALPTAARDVVLISQQAAEKLNMEPFYVGQALAFDEPPSESEREELRDLTASASQSQYSLSFAVSTPESFRYYLGLGMGIVCLIVLTLIIANAASSMRQESTVLQSIGAHPSLMAKVAAWQTWMLATVSMFFGVIAGHLGTYFFADSSGFVFSTPPYGLRPQDYFTPDWWQFLAVLIVPLLAAALAAAVNRSDKTGPLTARDRSESRSLT
- a CDS encoding ABC transporter ATP-binding protein, which encodes MTPDSIPTSQHMPFPLELENITCVFGSGARQVTALDSVNLQLKPGELVAVMGPSGSGKSTLLNVAGLLQPPTSGPVLLDGADASQLSKAKAAIARRRHLGLVFQHFNLVSSLTVGENVSLPLELDGLSPAQCREAAEEALSEVGLDGTIDRFPEEISGGQAQRVAIARALIGPRKVLLADEPTGALDTSTGEEIMKVLRARIDAGASGILVTHEPRFAGWADRVVMVRDGRLTGEEVR
- a CDS encoding PadR family transcriptional regulator, whose translation is MSVKHSVLALLSEEPATASHIKTRFAETFDNLWPLNMGQVAQTLSRLERDGLIATDGKLTGPTGRRATSYAITPIGREELSQWWMSTLHNDAIERDELVLKVSLAARRSDVDVIAVLDAQRFATVRQLRELNRQASELPAERSAQRLAVERQIFDLESLSRWLDRVESLANPTATEEAPR
- a CDS encoding M23 family metallopeptidase, which translates into the protein MRSKTQRSAGRHRKITTSQTTKGRLAVMTVAAGAVSTAGVGGAAAGTIQSAGTGETKAQSIDYTLQADTDPLKDAQAAVEDAAPQILSIAETKPVADLATQLDKAIQAADARAAADEANRAPSVARPAEGTFTSGFGPRWGSFHSGIDIANAVGTPILSVMDGTVIDSGPASGYGQWIRIKHDDGSMSVYGHMQTLDVAVGERVHAGQKIAGMGSLGFSTGSHLHFEIHPTGEGAVDPIPWLAERGVNIS
- a CDS encoding DUF6350 family protein, translated to MAKWTPMNKNTSPQSRSSARPRAHVRGRGDGAEHSERGHRRDRRDPAQRIKGIESDKARARRAQAPTTLRGRIRRMLIVVGVPHLVVVLGILVVAIAALLLTSSPSAWLNTIVGEAWMVFNLAPIRAGGIDVGFVPALPALLLAWLVGRRVRAAVKDRVSINDLLVLSACVLVVPLVLTFIAWLMLWDAGKVYDVSPPELYRVLPRMLLLHAVALIGGMGPRLWKALAKRSGIPRVFVDAARIGLSYLGYLVAAGLVLVVVLWGFGWSRQAEMLASYPVLNALGTIGLFLVSIVYLPNAAVAAGAVLSGSEMHIGEGTSVSLFSGHVVPLPPLPLAAAVPPSISPWFAVLLVVPAIAAVAAFARRRALVSFQVVLVATITVAVTALVAIYGVSGTLGVYGYTGPEVWTAVGLSSLWCLVVGCAFAAAQAVTAWRARRATAPVTEPEASAAAEDVEEVTEDSTSAAQEEHEQEQAALDDDIGVDTDTDTDIDADTEDEADVEAKTDTEEADPEVEADAETEAVPEADVSDAEIVETGDVDVDTQAEVEDEAVADEDGDAERAPETEESEEPEGSVKE
- the purN gene encoding phosphoribosylglycinamide formyltransferase; protein product: MTTPHQPAATARLNVVVLVSGTGSLLQAILDGQDEHYSVVKVIADVPCQGIERAQAAGIATEVVEMGADRTDWNKRLVAAVDTAQPDVVVSAGFMKILGKDFLDRFEGRTINTHPALLPAFKGAHGVRDALAYGAKVTGSTVHFVDAGVDTGSIIAQEPVRVLPEDDEASLHERIKVVERELIVDVLRAMRVEGETLSIQL